A single region of the Chelonia mydas isolate rCheMyd1 chromosome 4, rCheMyd1.pri.v2, whole genome shotgun sequence genome encodes:
- the NKX3-2 gene encoding homeobox protein Nkx-3.2 produces MAVRSGNALTPFSIQAILNKKEERAQHLAGRPPPATPTTPACCWRLFGERAGAGAADEALLPARACPRAAPAAARTMGAPAGWDSDSALSDDHEGERRSEEESTGVPQGPPGNSARSREAPGRGRPAREAQPRDQEEEPPGLSDSEMSASVSDRSPPEEEDGGSKCEKLLAGEEEQAAPKPRKKRSRAAFSHAQVFELERRFNHQRYLSGPERADLAASLKLTETQVKIWFQNRRYKTKRRQMAADLLASAPAAKKVAVKVLVRDDQRQYHPGEMLRPPSLLSLQPSYYYPYYCLPGWALSTCTAAAGTP; encoded by the exons ATGGCTGTCCGCAGCGGTAACGCCTTGACGCCTTTCTCCATCCAGGCCATCCTCAACAAGAAGGAGGAGCGCGCTCAGCACTTGGCGGGGCGGCCGCCGCCGGCCACCCCCACCACGCCGGCTTGCTGCTGGAGGCTGTTCGGCGAGAGGGCGGGCGCGGGCGCGGCGGACGAGGCTTTGCTGCCGGCCCGGGCCTGCCCCCGGGCTGCTCCGGCGGCGGCGAGGACGATGGGAGCCCCGGCGGGCTGGGATTCGGACTCGGCCCTCAGCGACGACCACGAGGGCGAGAGGCGCTCGGAGGAGGAGAGCACCGGGGTGCCGCAGGGGCCGCCCGGCAACAGCGCCCGCTCCAGAGAGGCCCCTGGTCGGGGGCGGCCTGCGCGGGAGGCTCAGCCCAGGGATCAGGAGGAAGAGCCCCCGGGCCTCAGTGACAGCGAGATGTCGGCCAGCGTTTCAG ATCGCAGCCCGCCGGAGGAGGAGGACGGAGGCAGCAAGTGCGAGAAGCTGCTGGccggggaggaggagcaggcgGCCCCCAAGCCGCGGAAGAAGCGCTCCCGGGCGGCCTTTTCCCACGCGCAGGTCTTCGAGCTGGAGCGGCGCTTCAACCACCAGCGCTACCTCTCGGGCCCGGAGCGAGCCGACCTGGCCGCCTCGCTCAAGCTCACCGAGACCCAGGTGAAGATCTGGTTCCAGAACCGCCGCTACAAGACCAAGCGGCGCCAGATGGCCGCGGACCTGCTGGCCTCGGCCCCGGCCGCCAAGAAAGTGGCGGTGAAAGTGCTGGTGCGGGACGATCAGAGACAGTATCACCCGGGGGAGATGCTGAGGCCGCCCTCGCTGCTGTCCCTGCAGCCTTCCTACTACTACCCCTACTACTGCCTGCCCGGGTGGGCCCTGTCCACCTGCACCGCAGCCGCGGGGACTCCATGA